The Sesamum indicum cultivar Zhongzhi No. 13 linkage group LG6, S_indicum_v1.0, whole genome shotgun sequence genomic interval TCTGttgcaaatattattttattttatatttcatttaatatattaatgtgtTATGTTTATAAAGatgatattatacattttatttagtaaattttttttatataataacttATCTTGTTATGATACgatcataaaattaatcctCTATTGTTAGATACATTggtactattttatttttggtacgataaattttgtatcttttatttatacacaccacatatataaattttttatttaaaaagatacaagcacataatttttatatacatgacgtttatatgttaattgaaataaaagatgtaacGGAAATGCAAACTAGAAAATATCAATCCAGAATCGAACAAAGAGACTgtacaatattataaaatattaattattttaacgcatcttataaaatatttaaaaatttatgaaatattgtagtttttttgataaaattattatgaaatgagtttatattttaattatttaaatttaacatgtaccgtagttttaattattataatcatattatgttattattaataacatttataaactgtatcattttatattatccaaacacttagaaaatttatttttaaattaaaatctaacaTTACATAAATCTCGAAAacatcttttataataatacattttataaattctttacctttatttttttaatttattattaatcagtTTACGCAATGTGAGAGGGTAAAAATGGGAAgtcaaattttcaatataagCCGAGGGGGCAAAACTGGGAATTCCGTTTTGTTTCCGGCCGTGAGTGAATGTACAGTGCAAAAGATCGCTCTTATCCACAATTCCTCGCGCTTCGCTGCTCTCTGTATGTCGCGGTGGTCTGTAGGACTGGTGCTGTGAAAATTTAGCCAAGGCATTTGGTCGAACGGATTGTGCCACAACTATGGCGACGACATTCTCGCCTGTGTCTCACATACGCTCCATCTGCTACGCCTCTGATTCTCCCAGGACCCGCCTCTCGTTCCCAGGTCCGTTAGACTTTTGggttttgattatttattgaagTGCGTGGTTGAAGTGGACTCTACTGCAGGTTCTGGAAACGTGGGTTCTTGGAGTGCGTCGGCGAATTACGTGAAGCTTCGGGTGGCGGCGAGAGGGTTTTCTGTGAAGCAACTAGTTGTTAAGCAGCCATGGAAGAAGAGGCAAGTTCAGTTCATAAATTATTGGTCCTTgtactatgatttttattaattatgttactGAATTAGTTGTTCTATTATCAGAATGGGAGTGTTCAGATGCGCAACCATTGAAGAAATTGAAGCAGAGAAGTCTATGATTGAGAAAGATGTTgtaagaattaaattatttcctCCAGCATTTCTAACTTAAGCTTTTCTTGTTGAATCAGTTATGTGTATATAGGAAACACAGAAAGAAGCTAAGGAAGCAATAATTTGTTGGTTGGTTTTCAGAAAGAAAGGATGGAAAAGACTATCGAAAATGTGAGGTCCAGTTTCAATTCGATTAGAACTGGAAGAGCGAACCCTGCAATACTAGACAAAGTGGAGGTATGGCCTATCTTCATCAACTTTCGGCCTGAGGTTTTTCCTCTTTGGCATTTTTTATTCGTTTCTGTAATGGAAACTTTTCAGATCatagtttttatttgcatCTTGAGTTATCTTGACCTGCAAATGACTAGTTAGCTTTTCATTCATAATCTCTTTTTCCCTTGCCTGCCTTCTTAGGTGGACTATTATGGAACACCGGTCATCTTGAAGAGTATAGCACAGATCAGTACTCCCGATGCGGGTTCTCTCTTGGTGCAACCCTATGACAAATCCAGGTAGCTCCTTGCACTGAAATACTACTGCAAATAGCAAAATTACAATGGCATCAGAACCGTGTCATTTAGCTTTTAGCATCCTAGGAAATTCTGCTCCGGCTTATGGACCGGGGTTAAATGCAAAGAAAATGACTTGGCATTACGGATTCATAATAATGAATTCTGTTCCCATTGAATGATTTTGTAAAATGATGGATGTCAAGAAATCAAAAAAACCTTTTTCCCATCATTTGTTTCCTTGAACTGTCAGTTACGTGCTGTATTTTGTTTCTAATCCTATCACATTTTGATTGTTTACGGCTTCCAGCTTGAAGGCCATAGAGAAAGCAATTGTCAGCTCTAACCTTGGTTTGACTCCAAATAATGATGGAGAAGTTATTAGATTGACCCTTCCCCAACTGACATCTGAAAGAAGGAAGGTATTGCATGATCTTGTGTTTAGTAAAGTGTCGCCTATGGCCAGGCAAGCGAGTGGTTTTTTGTTGCTCACTATCCTTGTTTTAACAGGCTAACTTTTAGAACTTGTTATGAGTTGTCTTATAATTTTGCCCATCAACACATGCTTGAAACAAATGCATCAAATTGCATATCTATGTAACTCATGCTCTTGAACTTTTGATTTCTCCTTTTGATATCTTTTACTTATTTGCAGGAGTTGTCTAAGATTGTAGCCAAGCAGGCTGAAGAAGGCAAGGTAAACTCATCTCAGCTACAGACATGTGCTCCTTCGGTTTTGTGATTCATATGAAccacatataaaaatttgtccAATCTGTTGATGATATTTGCATTGATCATAGAAGGACGTGAGGGGTTGGAGGGGTTAGGATCTCTTTCATGCTAAAATCTTGATGCTACTACCATTGtcaacttctttttcttttgtactCCTTTTCTCAGGTAGAACTCCTCTTGCATATCCCCTTCCGTAGGTAACCTTAGTTGCTCTTAACTCTTATAGGTTGCAATAAGGAATATAAGAAGAGATGCCATCAAAGCGTATGAAAAACTTGAGAAGGTCTGAAAAATACCTTCCTTTCtgttgtcttttcttttgccATTGTTATATTGTAATCAGCAGCATATTTCGCAGGAGAAGAAGCTCTCAGAGGACAATGTGAAGGACTTATCTAGTGATTTGCAGGTACTTGGATAAGTTCCTTTTGATAACTAAGTCAGAAGTATGAAATTCCGAGAAAATCCTCTTTTATGGCTTCTATTCTGGTTATATGGTTAACAAACATCACGGACATTGAGTTTTGGGGCAGTGATAGGATACACAAACTCTTAGGCCATATCTCCACTGATAAATTGCTCCAAATAAAATGTACGTGTAATAATTCTATGGAGCTCAAAGTGGCTTTTTTGTTTCCTTccaaatattagaattttctaaaatgtagtttatttaaaaagcgTGGCTACTAGTGACTTGAGTTGAAGGCTGCTAACTACTTTTGAAAATGGAATTCTTTATGTGCAGAAAGTGACAGATGAATACATGAAGAAGATTGATTCAATCTACAAACAGAAGGAGAAGGTACAGCTTCTTTTgctattatatattagtaactGACAACTATACGAACTCCGGGAGGGTGTGGGTGCAGGGTGCGGTTTCAAGACTTTGTTAATCTGCCTTGAATTGGATGCTTTGGAACTTCTATTGCTCAATTTGCTTCTTTTGGCAAAAGACATATTGCagcttttataaaaaaaagctTTAACTATAAAAACCTTCAATATGAGTGCATCTTTTGTTTCCTTGAAATATCAGGTCCCAGAATCTTACGGAATCTTCTAAGTTGAGCTATTATGTCAACTTCTATGTTAATACAGTAACAGTAAAATTTGGTTTCATTTCATAACTaaaccattttcttttagagCATCCAGGGGATATCCACTCAAAATCCGTCgcctttttcttctctttcagGAGTTACTGACAGTTTGAGCAATGCATCAGACGTGTAGACCAAATTTTGTGAAGTTCTTTTCCCCAACCCTTTGTTGTTGATTTTCCATCTTACTCGGCAAACCACTACATGTGTAGTATGTGGTGCATAGAAAATGCAGTGGCTCTGAAAATCTGATTTTGGCTGCTTGCTCAAAGACTTGTTCCTACAAAGCCGTCCGACAGAGTTACCGAATTGTTCCTCATAAATGTACATCATCTGCAAAGCATAGAGTTGCTTGACATGTTAAATTGTTTGAccctaatatttgatgtatTCAACCATGGTATGTAATATTATGCGTTTCTCAATTCAAGTTGTTTAACTGGGTTGAATTTTTGCAATTCCAGAGCTGACTAGAACAGTACAGTACATGAATGAATTCTAATTATATGGATGTAGGCTTGTTATTGAAGTACAATTTTCTGCAGTGCGGACTTGAGCTTACTGTACGTAGTGTATTGATTGAGTTATAGAAAGTCACGAAATGTCTGAACGAGTTTTGGAAAATGGATCATCCCATAGTAGTCAGATTCTCATAATTAGAGTACCCACAACGAGTTTAATCCAtattacttttcatttttatttagaaaaagaacaaacaagagtaa includes:
- the LOC105163270 gene encoding ribosome-recycling factor, chloroplastic, whose protein sequence is MATTFSPVSHIRSICYASDSPRTRLSFPGSGNVGSWSASANYVKLRVAARGFSVKQLVVKQPWKKRMGVFRCATIEEIEAEKSMIEKDVKERMEKTIENVRSSFNSIRTGRANPAILDKVEVDYYGTPVILKSIAQISTPDAGSLLVQPYDKSSLKAIEKAIVSSNLGLTPNNDGEVIRLTLPQLTSERRKELSKIVAKQAEEGKVAIRNIRRDAIKAYEKLEKEKKLSEDNVKDLSSDLQKVTDEYMKKIDSIYKQKEKELLTV